A genomic segment from Tessaracoccus defluvii encodes:
- the murG gene encoding undecaprenyldiphospho-muramoylpentapeptide beta-N-acetylglucosaminyltransferase, which yields MTNVALAGGGTAGHTSPLIATAQALQQAEPGVSLVCIGTHKGLETTVIPAAGLALKLIDPVPLPRTVNLDLLKLPYTLTRSVRQARRVLQEAHADVLVGFGGYVSIPAYLAARISRIPVVVHEANKLPGIANRVGARFAAFTATTFQETQLPGGKLVGMPMKRSITHPELSRAEARTALGVDPDRPTLLVSGGSQGARSINEALLAAVDDILAAGFQIVHVLGPKNMTDDDVEIVHPTSGARYVPVAFVEDMAVAYTAADLMLGRAGAGTVMETSVSGLPVIFVPLPWGNGEQGRNAAELVAADAGWLVEDADLSGSKLATMVVEALADPERLAEMSRRCRGTYPADAADVLAEAVLAAAGRKTH from the coding sequence ATGACCAACGTGGCGCTCGCCGGCGGAGGAACCGCGGGCCACACGTCGCCGCTGATCGCGACGGCCCAGGCGCTGCAGCAGGCGGAGCCGGGCGTCTCGCTGGTCTGCATCGGCACCCACAAGGGCCTCGAGACCACCGTCATCCCGGCCGCGGGCCTCGCGCTGAAGCTCATCGACCCCGTTCCGCTGCCGCGCACCGTCAACCTCGACCTCCTCAAGCTGCCCTACACCCTCACCCGTTCGGTCAGGCAGGCGCGCCGCGTGCTCCAGGAGGCGCACGCCGACGTCCTGGTCGGGTTCGGCGGCTACGTCTCCATCCCCGCCTACCTCGCCGCCAGGATCTCGCGGATCCCCGTCGTGGTGCACGAGGCCAACAAGCTGCCCGGCATCGCCAACCGGGTCGGGGCCCGTTTCGCTGCCTTCACCGCGACGACCTTCCAGGAGACCCAGCTTCCCGGCGGGAAGCTCGTGGGCATGCCCATGAAGCGGTCCATCACCCACCCGGAGCTGTCGCGGGCCGAGGCGAGGACCGCGCTCGGCGTCGACCCGGACCGCCCGACGCTCCTGGTCAGCGGCGGCTCGCAGGGGGCCCGCAGCATCAACGAGGCGCTCCTGGCCGCCGTCGACGACATCCTCGCCGCAGGCTTCCAGATCGTGCACGTCCTCGGCCCGAAGAACATGACCGACGACGACGTCGAGATCGTGCACCCGACGAGCGGTGCCCGCTACGTGCCGGTCGCGTTCGTCGAGGACATGGCGGTCGCCTACACCGCGGCCGACCTCATGCTGGGCCGCGCAGGCGCCGGCACCGTCATGGAGACGTCCGTCTCGGGCCTGCCCGTCATCTTCGTGCCGCTGCCGTGGGGCAACGGCGAGCAGGGGCGCAACGCGGCCGAGCTCGTCGCCGCGGATGCGGGTTGGCTCGTCGAGGACGCCGACCTGAGCGGGTCTAAGCTGGCGACGATGGTCGTCGAAGCACTGGCCGATCCGGAGCGGCTCGCGGAGATGTCGCGGCGCTGCCGGGGGACCTATCCGGCCGACGCGGCCGACGTACTCGCAGAGGCGGTCCTCGCGGCCGCCGGGAGGAAGACACACTGA
- the murC gene encoding UDP-N-acetylmuramate--L-alanine ligase → MMLLNPIEVVPVDEVGPVHFIAAGGSGMSGIARLYADLGIETTGSDQSDSTALRSLARSGVTTYVGHKAEQVGDARTVVISSAIRPDNVELVEARARGLRVWHRSAALAALMQGRRCVSVAGTHGKTTTTAMTAVMLAEAGQDPSYVIGGPLSTTGASSANGAGEAFVVEADESDASFLQYPTEIAVITNVEADHLVNWGTPEAYAAGFRTFATGPTVRHVVINVDDHGSRALADELAADGHHVIRYGEAPDADVRISDVVAAGKGVSATLTYGDDAGTITLQVPGNHNLANASAAYAVGRLLGLTHDAAVEALGRFEGTLRRFQLITDTAGIRVYDDYAHHPTEIRAALTAARRATEAGNEATGLDGRLVACFQPHLYSRTIDFADEFGEVMTLADIAVINDICGAREDPVPGVTGELVVDAAVRHGAKEVVYVKEKYDLPAALNDLARPGDLIITLGCGDVTIVGPLLADLLAERPEASGR, encoded by the coding sequence CTGATGCTGCTCAACCCGATCGAGGTCGTTCCCGTCGACGAGGTCGGCCCCGTCCACTTCATCGCAGCCGGCGGCTCCGGGATGTCGGGCATCGCCCGGCTCTACGCCGACCTGGGCATCGAGACGACCGGCTCCGACCAGTCCGACTCGACGGCGCTGCGGTCGCTCGCACGCTCCGGGGTCACCACCTACGTGGGCCACAAGGCGGAACAAGTCGGCGACGCCCGCACGGTCGTCATCTCGTCGGCCATCCGCCCCGACAACGTCGAACTCGTCGAGGCCCGCGCCCGCGGCCTGCGCGTCTGGCACCGGTCGGCGGCGCTCGCGGCCCTGATGCAGGGCAGGCGATGCGTGTCGGTGGCGGGCACGCACGGCAAGACCACCACGACGGCGATGACGGCCGTCATGCTGGCCGAGGCGGGCCAGGACCCCAGCTACGTCATCGGCGGTCCGCTGTCGACCACAGGCGCCAGCTCGGCCAACGGCGCGGGCGAGGCCTTCGTCGTCGAGGCGGACGAGTCCGACGCCTCCTTCCTGCAGTACCCGACCGAGATCGCGGTGATCACCAACGTCGAGGCCGATCACCTCGTCAACTGGGGCACGCCCGAGGCCTACGCGGCCGGGTTCCGCACGTTCGCGACCGGCCCGACCGTGCGGCACGTCGTCATCAACGTCGACGACCACGGTTCCCGCGCACTCGCCGACGAACTCGCCGCGGACGGCCACCACGTCATCCGGTACGGCGAGGCCCCCGACGCCGACGTGCGCATCAGCGATGTCGTGGCCGCGGGGAAGGGCGTGTCCGCCACGCTGACCTACGGCGACGACGCCGGCACCATCACGCTGCAGGTGCCGGGCAACCACAACCTGGCCAACGCGTCGGCCGCCTACGCCGTCGGCCGCCTGCTGGGGCTGACGCACGACGCGGCCGTCGAGGCCCTCGGCCGTTTCGAGGGCACCCTGCGCCGCTTCCAGCTGATCACCGACACCGCCGGGATCCGCGTCTACGACGACTACGCGCACCACCCGACCGAGATCCGTGCCGCGCTGACCGCGGCCCGTCGGGCCACGGAGGCCGGCAACGAGGCGACCGGCCTCGACGGCCGGCTGGTGGCCTGCTTCCAGCCGCACCTCTACTCCCGCACCATCGACTTCGCCGACGAGTTCGGCGAGGTGATGACGCTCGCCGACATCGCCGTCATCAACGACATCTGCGGCGCCCGCGAGGACCCGGTCCCCGGTGTCACCGGCGAACTCGTCGTCGACGCCGCGGTCCGCCACGGCGCCAAGGAGGTCGTCTACGTGAAGGAGAAGTACGACCTTCCCGCCGCGCTCAACGACCTGGCCCGCCCCGGCGACCTGATCATCACTCTCGGCTGCGGCGACGTCACCATCGTCGGCCCGCTGCTGGCCGACCTGCTCGCCGAGCGCCCCGAGGCGTCCGGACGGTGA
- a CDS encoding cell division protein FtsQ/DivIB, with protein MSVPLPPGAYAKALQEKRSSQKRRKYLAWGIGGGLLVLVAVAVYVAYFSPALATRKVEVAGVGLLTTDQVTTAASVELDVPLPRQDLAAIEARVAALEPVRSVDVEALWPETVRIDVVERETVYQRRLGGQVEWIDADGVAFHRTEEPTEGVPLVTTEAEDQRLLADIATVVTHLPEAVRADMVSMSAEAIDSITVKLSGKRTVEWGSADDSELKGQVLSALLSTDARAYDVSAPLHPTTVPR; from the coding sequence GTGAGCGTGCCCCTGCCGCCGGGCGCCTACGCCAAGGCGTTGCAGGAGAAGCGGTCCTCACAGAAGCGGCGGAAGTACCTGGCGTGGGGGATCGGCGGCGGACTGCTGGTCCTGGTCGCCGTCGCCGTCTACGTGGCCTACTTCTCTCCTGCGCTCGCCACCAGGAAGGTGGAGGTCGCAGGGGTGGGGCTGCTGACCACCGACCAGGTGACGACCGCGGCGTCCGTTGAGCTCGACGTGCCGCTGCCGCGGCAGGACCTGGCGGCCATCGAGGCGCGGGTCGCCGCGCTGGAGCCGGTGCGGAGCGTCGACGTCGAGGCCCTGTGGCCGGAGACCGTGCGGATCGACGTGGTGGAGCGGGAGACCGTCTACCAGCGGCGCCTGGGCGGCCAGGTGGAGTGGATCGACGCCGACGGCGTGGCCTTCCACCGCACGGAGGAGCCCACCGAAGGTGTCCCACTCGTCACGACCGAGGCCGAGGACCAGCGGCTGCTGGCCGACATCGCCACCGTCGTGACGCACCTGCCGGAAGCCGTGCGGGCCGATATGGTCTCCATGTCGGCTGAGGCGATCGACAGCATCACCGTCAAACTCAGCGGGAAGCGCACCGTCGAATGGGGCAGCGCGGACGACTCCGAGTTGAAGGGGCAGGTGCTGAGCGCACTCCTGTCGACCGACGCCCGCGCGTACGACGTGTCCGCGCCGCTGCATCCCACGACGGTTCCGCGCTGA